The Thermococcus sp. genome contains a region encoding:
- a CDS encoding Lrp/AsnC family transcriptional regulator, whose translation MAEIRLDELDRGILRILQENGRASYSEMARRLRVPESTVRLRVKKLQEIGVIRKFSALINPFKAGYSIVAFIAVDVEASRIKMAAEELSKLPEVDVLGIATGAHDILMQVTVRDLQELENFLIEKLGRIGGIRSTETSILMSVRKWGYARVF comes from the coding sequence ATGGCTGAGATTCGTCTCGATGAACTTGATAGGGGCATCCTTCGGATACTCCAGGAAAACGGGAGGGCGAGCTACTCTGAAATGGCTCGGAGGTTGAGGGTTCCAGAGTCCACAGTGCGTCTTCGGGTCAAAAAACTCCAGGAGATAGGGGTTATACGAAAGTTCTCTGCGCTCATCAATCCCTTCAAGGCGGGTTACTCAATAGTCGCTTTTATAGCGGTTGATGTTGAGGCCAGCAGGATAAAAATGGCAGCGGAGGAGCTCAGTAAACTCCCTGAGGTGGATGTCTTGGGGATCGCAACGGGTGCTCACGATATCCTGATGCAAGTCACGGTGAGGGACCTTCAGGAGCTTGAAAACTTCCTTATAGAGAAGCTCGGAAGGATAGGGGGGATAAGGAGCACCGAGACCTCCATCCTCATGAGTGTAAGGAAATGGGGCTATGCCAGGGTGTTTTAA
- a CDS encoding leucine/methionine racemase encodes MDEEDVARRYSHMFPTSSRVTYTPIVGVKAENARVWDIRGREYIDFLSDAAVQNVGHNNPRVVQAIKEQADRLVHFTFIYGFPIEPLLLAEKLAEISPIEDPKIAFGLSGSDANDGAIKFARAYTGRRSILSYLRSYYGSTYGAMSLTGLDFEARAKVGELNGVHFIPYPNCYRCPFGKEPQSCRMECVSYLKEKFEGEVHAEGIAALFAEPVQGDAGMVVPPRDYFKRVKRLLDKHGILLAVDEVQSGMGRTGRWFAIEHFGVKPDIVTLAKPLGGGLPISAILGRREIMDTLPPMGHAFSLSGNPIASRAALVVIEEIEERDLLKRAEKLGTYAKKRLEKMKGEHELIGDVRGLGLMLGIDLVKDRETKERAYSEARKVVWRAYELGLILAFLQGNVLRIQPPLTIEEDLLEEGLNRLEQAINDVEEGKVPDRVLSKVQGW; translated from the coding sequence ATGGACGAGGAGGATGTTGCCAGACGGTACTCCCACATGTTCCCAACATCATCGCGGGTAACCTACACCCCAATAGTAGGGGTCAAAGCGGAGAACGCGCGTGTTTGGGACATCCGTGGGAGGGAGTACATAGACTTCCTCAGCGATGCTGCCGTCCAGAACGTTGGCCACAACAACCCCAGGGTGGTGCAGGCAATAAAGGAACAGGCCGACAGACTCGTTCACTTCACGTTTATATACGGCTTTCCGATAGAGCCTCTCCTCCTGGCAGAGAAGCTGGCCGAGATCTCACCGATCGAAGACCCAAAGATAGCCTTTGGCCTCAGCGGAAGTGATGCAAACGATGGTGCAATAAAGTTCGCCAGGGCGTACACGGGAAGACGTTCAATTCTCAGCTATCTGCGAAGCTACTACGGCTCCACGTACGGCGCTATGAGCCTTACAGGGCTGGACTTTGAAGCCCGGGCTAAAGTGGGGGAACTCAACGGCGTTCACTTTATCCCATACCCAAACTGCTACCGCTGTCCATTCGGGAAGGAACCCCAAAGTTGTAGGATGGAGTGCGTGTCCTACCTGAAGGAGAAGTTCGAAGGAGAGGTACATGCCGAGGGTATCGCCGCCCTCTTTGCCGAACCAGTACAGGGGGATGCGGGCATGGTTGTTCCACCCAGAGACTACTTCAAAAGGGTGAAGCGCCTTTTGGACAAGCACGGGATCTTACTGGCCGTCGATGAGGTTCAAAGCGGGATGGGAAGGACGGGCAGGTGGTTTGCAATAGAGCACTTTGGAGTCAAACCCGACATAGTAACCCTCGCCAAGCCCCTGGGGGGTGGACTGCCCATAAGCGCCATCCTCGGACGGAGAGAGATCATGGACACCCTGCCCCCGATGGGACATGCGTTCAGCCTGAGCGGGAACCCCATTGCAAGTCGGGCGGCGCTGGTGGTCATAGAGGAGATCGAGGAAAGGGATCTCTTAAAGAGGGCCGAGAAACTGGGGACATACGCCAAAAAACGGCTGGAGAAGATGAAGGGAGAACATGAACTCATCGGTGACGTTCGTGGCCTCGGCCTGATGCTTGGGATTGACCTTGTGAAGGATAGAGAGACGAAGGAAAGGGCATACTCCGAGGCCAGGAAGGTCGTCTGGCGGGCCTATGAGCTCGGACTTATACTGGCGTTCCTGCAGGGCAACGTGCTCAGGATACAGCCACCGCTGACGATAGAGGAGGACCTGCTTGA